One genomic segment of Helicobacter enhydrae includes these proteins:
- the ftsY gene encoding signal recognition particle-docking protein FtsY, which produces MFKGLKELFKKTTDGITQTIGIKKEKIAKEILEEALIQSDIDYALVEMILDNLPQEVTREALEVALFRFFRSESYYDKIQYHPLNASPNVTLILGVNGAGKTTTIAKLAKKAKKENKRVLLGAGDTFRAAAIEQIKLWGNRLDIEVISSQLGHDPSSIAFDCIKAGIARGYDEIIIDTAGRLHNQTNLKNELIKIAKVCQKALNGQEFHKILVLDGTQGSSAINQAKIFHQILDLDGIIVTKLDGTSKGGAILSMIYELKLPIVYLGMGEKEDDLVAFDEEEYVQMLLDSIFIKA; this is translated from the coding sequence ATGTTTAAAGGCTTAAAAGAATTATTCAAAAAAACCACCGATGGCATCACCCAGACCATTGGAATCAAAAAAGAAAAGATCGCAAAAGAAATCCTAGAAGAAGCATTAATCCAAAGCGATATTGATTATGCTTTGGTGGAAATGATATTGGACAACCTGCCTCAAGAGGTTACGCGAGAGGCACTTGAAGTTGCACTTTTTCGCTTTTTTCGTTCAGAAAGCTATTATGACAAAATCCAATACCACCCCCTCAACGCATCGCCCAATGTGACTTTGATCCTTGGGGTGAATGGTGCAGGGAAAACGACAACCATCGCCAAACTTGCAAAAAAGGCAAAAAAAGAGAACAAGCGTGTTTTGCTAGGTGCGGGTGATACCTTTAGGGCTGCTGCGATTGAGCAAATCAAACTTTGGGGGAATCGCTTGGATATTGAAGTGATTAGCTCGCAACTTGGGCACGATCCAAGCTCGATTGCTTTTGATTGCATTAAGGCAGGTATTGCAAGAGGATATGATGAGATTATCATCGATACGGCTGGACGCCTCCACAATCAAACCAATCTCAAAAATGAGCTCATCAAAATCGCCAAAGTTTGCCAAAAGGCTCTCAATGGGCAAGAATTCCACAAGATTCTTGTTCTTGATGGGACACAAGGAAGTTCTGCAATCAATCAGGCAAAAATCTTTCATCAAATTCTTGATCTAGATGGAATCATCGTGACAAAACTTGATGGGACAAGCAAGGGCGGTGCGATTTTGAGTATGATTTATGAACTCAAGCTTCCCATTGTGTATCTTGGAATGGG